The Osmerus eperlanus chromosome 25, fOsmEpe2.1, whole genome shotgun sequence genome contains a region encoding:
- the anxa3a gene encoding annexin A3a isoform X2, with translation MASLWTGDRGTIQPKANFNATEDAVALKKAMKGLGTTEETLIDILTHRTNAQRQVICKAYLEDTGKTLVQDVKGDTHGHFEKLLVALATPPALYDCQEVRRAMEGVGTDDSILIEIFSSRSNQQIKVLCDVYLKETERKLTFDLMKETTKEFGTTILLLAQGKRDESTQVDAGKAKEDAKALYNAGEKKWGTDEAKFVEILCQRSIPQLRQTLVEYHSLSGKTLQQSIEGEMSGPLEDLLVAIVKCVKSVPAYFAELLHQSMKGGGTDEATLTRIMVSRSEVDLLDIRAEFKKQYQHSLHSAIKSDLSGNLGACLLQICGGDD, from the exons ATGGCTTCTTTATGG ACTGGGGACAGAGGGACCATCCAACCCAAAGCTAACTTCAATGCAACAGAAGATGCTGTGGCTCTTAAAAAGGCCATGAAGGGATTAG GCACCACAGAGGAGACTCTGATTGACATCCTAACTCACAGGACTAATGCTCAGCGTCAGGTGATCTGTAAAGCTTATCTGGAAGACACTGGCAAA ACGTTGGTGCAGGACGTGAAAGGCGACACCCACGGGCACTTTGAAAAGCTGCTGGTGGCCCTGGCCACGCCCCCAGCCTTGTACGACTGTCAGGAAGTCAGGAGAGCCATGGAG GGAGTTGGAACCGATGACAGCATCTTGATAGAAATCTTCTCTTCAAGGTCCAACCAACAGATAAAAGTGCTCTGCGATGTCTATTTGAAAG aaacagagaggaagttGACTTTTGATCTTATGAAGGAAACCACAAAAGAATTTGGCACCACTATTCTCCTCCTTGCTCAA GGCAAGAGAGACGAGAGCACACAGGTGGATGCAGGGAAAGCAAAAGAAGATGCCAAG GCTTTGTACAATGCTGGAGAGAAGAAGTGGGGAACGGATGAGGCCAAGTTCGTAGAGATCCTGTGCCAGAGGAGCATTCCTCAACTCAGACAAA CGCTGGTGGAGTACCACAGCCTTAGTGGGAAGACTCTTCAGCAGAGCATCGAGGGGGAGATGTCTGGACCTCTGGAAGACCTGCTGGTGGCTATCG TGAAGTGTGTGAAGAGTGTCCCTGCATACTTTGCTGAGCTTCTCCATCAGAGCATGAAG GGAGGGGGCACCGACGAGGCCACACTCACCCGCATTATGGTGAGCCGCTCGGAGGTGGACCTGCTGGACATCAGGGCTGAGTTCAAGAAGCAATACCAGCACTCCCTGCACTCTGCCAtcaag TCTGACCTGTCCGGCAACCTGGGGGCCTGTCTGCTGCAGATATGTGGAGGGGACGACTGA
- the anxa3a gene encoding annexin A3a isoform X1, giving the protein MASLWDDLESCVTYAPNSFAAVTGDRGTIQPKANFNATEDAVALKKAMKGLGTTEETLIDILTHRTNAQRQVICKAYLEDTGKTLVQDVKGDTHGHFEKLLVALATPPALYDCQEVRRAMEGVGTDDSILIEIFSSRSNQQIKVLCDVYLKETERKLTFDLMKETTKEFGTTILLLAQGKRDESTQVDAGKAKEDAKALYNAGEKKWGTDEAKFVEILCQRSIPQLRQTLVEYHSLSGKTLQQSIEGEMSGPLEDLLVAIVKCVKSVPAYFAELLHQSMKGGGTDEATLTRIMVSRSEVDLLDIRAEFKKQYQHSLHSAIKSDLSGNLGACLLQICGGDD; this is encoded by the exons ATGGCTTCTTTATGG GATGATTTGGAGAGCTGTGTCACGTACGCTCCCAACTCTTTCGCTGCTGTT ACTGGGGACAGAGGGACCATCCAACCCAAAGCTAACTTCAATGCAACAGAAGATGCTGTGGCTCTTAAAAAGGCCATGAAGGGATTAG GCACCACAGAGGAGACTCTGATTGACATCCTAACTCACAGGACTAATGCTCAGCGTCAGGTGATCTGTAAAGCTTATCTGGAAGACACTGGCAAA ACGTTGGTGCAGGACGTGAAAGGCGACACCCACGGGCACTTTGAAAAGCTGCTGGTGGCCCTGGCCACGCCCCCAGCCTTGTACGACTGTCAGGAAGTCAGGAGAGCCATGGAG GGAGTTGGAACCGATGACAGCATCTTGATAGAAATCTTCTCTTCAAGGTCCAACCAACAGATAAAAGTGCTCTGCGATGTCTATTTGAAAG aaacagagaggaagttGACTTTTGATCTTATGAAGGAAACCACAAAAGAATTTGGCACCACTATTCTCCTCCTTGCTCAA GGCAAGAGAGACGAGAGCACACAGGTGGATGCAGGGAAAGCAAAAGAAGATGCCAAG GCTTTGTACAATGCTGGAGAGAAGAAGTGGGGAACGGATGAGGCCAAGTTCGTAGAGATCCTGTGCCAGAGGAGCATTCCTCAACTCAGACAAA CGCTGGTGGAGTACCACAGCCTTAGTGGGAAGACTCTTCAGCAGAGCATCGAGGGGGAGATGTCTGGACCTCTGGAAGACCTGCTGGTGGCTATCG TGAAGTGTGTGAAGAGTGTCCCTGCATACTTTGCTGAGCTTCTCCATCAGAGCATGAAG GGAGGGGGCACCGACGAGGCCACACTCACCCGCATTATGGTGAGCCGCTCGGAGGTGGACCTGCTGGACATCAGGGCTGAGTTCAAGAAGCAATACCAGCACTCCCTGCACTCTGCCAtcaag TCTGACCTGTCCGGCAACCTGGGGGCCTGTCTGCTGCAGATATGTGGAGGGGACGACTGA